The proteins below are encoded in one region of Myxococcales bacterium:
- the rfbB gene encoding dTDP-glucose 4,6-dehydratase, giving the protein MTFLVTGAAGFIGSNLVHALRTQYPGSKIVSLDKLSYCGNLENLADLKADPHHAFEHVDIADRAALDQVFKRHQPTVVFHLAAETHVDRSILGPEAFIENNVQGTLVLLQAAHALWAGDSSARFVHVSTDEVFGSLGSTGYFNESTPYDPQSPYSASKAASDHLARAWRNTYGLPTIITNCSNNYGPYQFPEKLIPVVISRAIEKKPVPVYGQGQNIRDWLFVGDHCDALILAAQKGQVGETYCIGGDNEQKNIDLVGLLLDTVDELQGHAAGSSRGLITFVQDRPGHDLRYAIDASKIQKELGWAPRTEFKVGLKKTVQWYLDHQAWWMRAKSKEHRAFENEWYKNRA; this is encoded by the coding sequence ATGACTTTTTTAGTAACAGGTGCGGCTGGCTTTATTGGATCGAATCTCGTGCATGCCTTGCGCACGCAGTATCCAGGCAGCAAAATCGTGAGTCTCGATAAGCTTAGCTATTGCGGCAATCTTGAAAACCTTGCCGATTTAAAAGCAGACCCGCATCACGCTTTTGAGCATGTGGACATTGCGGATCGGGCAGCGCTTGATCAGGTGTTCAAACGACATCAGCCGACGGTCGTGTTTCACTTGGCAGCCGAAACACATGTGGACCGCTCGATCCTTGGGCCGGAAGCCTTTATCGAAAACAATGTGCAAGGAACACTCGTGCTGTTGCAGGCCGCGCATGCACTTTGGGCTGGTGATAGCAGCGCGCGTTTTGTTCATGTCTCAACAGACGAGGTGTTTGGCTCACTTGGCAGTACGGGCTACTTCAACGAAAGCACGCCCTACGATCCTCAGAGCCCCTACTCGGCTTCAAAAGCGGCCAGTGATCATTTGGCGCGTGCTTGGCGCAACACTTATGGCTTGCCTACGATCATTACCAACTGCTCCAACAACTACGGACCCTATCAATTCCCGGAAAAACTTATTCCCGTTGTGATTAGCCGCGCCATCGAAAAGAAGCCGGTCCCGGTGTATGGCCAAGGCCAGAACATAAGAGATTGGCTTTTCGTGGGAGATCATTGCGATGCGCTCATCCTTGCTGCTCAAAAAGGCCAAGTGGGCGAGACTTATTGTATCGGCGGAGATAACGAACAGAAAAACATCGATCTAGTTGGCTTGCTTTTAGACACGGTTGATGAACTCCAAGGCCATGCAGCAGGCAGCAGTCGAGGGCTAATAACGTTCGTGCAGGATCGACCTGGCCATGACCTGCGTTACGCTATTGATGCTTCCAAGATTCAAAAGGAACTTGGCTGGGCGCCACGTACTGAGTTTAAGGTAGGGCTCAAAAAAACCGTTCAATGGTATTTAGATCATCAAGCGTGGTGGATGCGAGCAAAGAGCAAAGAGCACCGAGCTTTTGAAAACGAATGGTACAAAAACCGAGCATAA
- a CDS encoding flippase-like domain-containing protein, translating into MVQKPSIKKALTLVFRFAITLVFLYFVLRYLDLDSLQKTFGRTRFWILSLSVLCLGLSVLLMAMRWKRLLQIDAISPGLGELVRYYFESGFVGLFIPTIVGGDVYRIVRITRRFPNAVHSSVNVSIERIIGLFCLLGLGVAGFAAFSVYDLRPTLRYGIVAGGAGLILLVTFLPSPILSRLAKHISRENRFYAVILQLKNYASNPRLVVALVLLSVLSHLASMASTYFAAVSLGIALNPLFYMTVLPAVWLLGMVPSFGGVGPREGGLVFVLAHAGVSAQTAAAVAVLTLFVRVLWAGVGAVLLVTGNYSFRPKMDKV; encoded by the coding sequence ATGGTACAAAAACCGAGCATAAAAAAAGCGCTAACTTTAGTGTTTCGCTTTGCGATCACGCTGGTGTTTTTGTACTTTGTTTTGAGGTATCTTGACCTCGATTCCCTTCAGAAGACCTTTGGACGAACTCGTTTTTGGATTTTGTCGCTAAGCGTTCTGTGTTTGGGCCTCTCGGTGCTTTTGATGGCCATGCGATGGAAGCGGCTGTTGCAAATCGATGCGATATCGCCAGGCCTTGGCGAGCTCGTTCGCTATTATTTCGAATCGGGTTTTGTGGGGCTTTTTATTCCCACCATCGTCGGGGGCGATGTTTACCGCATCGTTCGGATTACACGCCGCTTTCCGAATGCGGTGCATTCATCGGTCAATGTGAGCATTGAGCGGATTATCGGCTTGTTTTGTTTGCTTGGACTCGGCGTTGCAGGGTTTGCTGCTTTTTCGGTATATGACCTTAGGCCCACGCTTCGCTATGGAATCGTTGCGGGAGGGGCTGGGCTGATTCTGTTAGTGACTTTTCTTCCTTCCCCGATATTGTCTCGGCTCGCAAAACACATCAGCCGTGAAAATAGATTTTACGCGGTTATTTTGCAGCTGAAAAATTATGCATCCAATCCGCGGCTTGTTGTTGCCCTCGTCCTTTTGTCGGTGCTTAGCCATCTTGCAAGCATGGCTTCAACCTACTTTGCTGCAGTTTCCTTGGGCATCGCGCTGAATCCTTTATTTTACATGACGGTGCTGCCGGCGGTTTGGTTGCTCGGCATGGTCCCCTCCTTTGGAGGAGTCGGTCCTCGCGAAGGAGGCCTGGTTTTTGTGTTAGCTCATGCTGGGGTTTCTGCACAAACTGCTGCCGCTGTTGCAGTGCTTACACTCTTTGTGCGCGTGCTTTGGGCTGGTGTGGGTGCGGTGCTACTGGTGACAGGAAACTATTCCTTCCGACCGAAAATGGACAAGGTATAG
- a CDS encoding methyltransferase domain-containing protein, producing MDSLHVDESELGPLLGACPVCGFSAERKPYVQLQSRPEVTLLRCDSCGGKSASRFPNESFLASLYDPQHYHSDLIESPRALARLASHIVKHLPVHLRKKELRIVDFGGSDGSLSKMVLEKLAAQGGSGKSTATVVDLYTKESSAQLRFIDVERFWQSTDRYDVVLASAVIEHLSNLPQVLSQLFEVCSPGGLFFARSPCDAPLQRFFPNYRVKWPRHLHDLGPEFWSKFPKTFGISGKVLRSAPSIVESDFSMQPVRTLLATALKFPAHVENAFIKPLLRYQINQWDLVGGWEYFFQVERTLARREHHKDEQSS from the coding sequence ATGGATTCGCTGCATGTGGATGAATCTGAGCTTGGCCCGCTTCTAGGGGCGTGCCCGGTTTGTGGTTTTTCTGCAGAGCGAAAGCCCTACGTGCAGTTGCAGAGCCGTCCGGAGGTTACCCTGCTGCGGTGCGATTCGTGTGGAGGAAAAAGTGCATCTCGTTTTCCAAACGAAAGTTTTTTGGCAAGTTTGTACGATCCACAACACTATCATTCGGATTTGATTGAAAGCCCTAGAGCGCTTGCGCGTCTAGCCAGTCATATCGTCAAACACCTTCCAGTTCATCTTCGCAAAAAAGAACTTCGAATCGTTGATTTTGGCGGCTCAGATGGCTCGTTATCCAAGATGGTGTTGGAAAAACTTGCTGCTCAAGGCGGCAGTGGTAAAAGTACGGCTACAGTCGTTGACCTTTATACCAAAGAGAGTTCGGCACAGCTTCGTTTTATTGATGTTGAACGTTTTTGGCAAAGCACGGATCGTTATGATGTGGTGCTTGCTAGCGCGGTGATTGAACACCTGAGCAATCTACCTCAAGTGCTTTCTCAGCTGTTTGAGGTCTGCAGCCCAGGCGGATTGTTCTTTGCGCGCAGTCCGTGTGATGCTCCGCTGCAACGGTTTTTTCCGAACTATCGAGTGAAGTGGCCACGGCACCTTCACGATTTAGGCCCTGAGTTTTGGTCCAAATTTCCAAAGACCTTTGGGATCTCGGGCAAAGTGTTGCGTTCGGCTCCATCGATAGTCGAATCGGACTTTTCCATGCAACCTGTTCGCACCCTCCTTGCAACCGCGTTGAAATTTCCGGCGCATGTTGAGAATGCATTCATCAAGCCACTATTGCGTTATCAAATCAACCAGTGGGATTTAGTGGGCGGCTGGGAGTACTTTTTCCAAGTCGAACGTACGCTGGCTCGGCGCGAGCACCACAAAGACGAGCAATCTTCATGA